The Quercus robur chromosome 3, dhQueRobu3.1, whole genome shotgun sequence DNA segment CCAGCTATACTATAGTTGTGTTGAAGCTATACATACTAACTTTTAGCTGAGCAAATCTTGCTCTAACAAACAGAGCTACATTTAGCCAACCTCCAAACAAAAAAGGCTACATTAAGTAAATGCTCGGAACAAGAAATTAGATATATATTGGGTAGGTCCATGAccacttaatattttatatatatatatatatatatttatttatttatattgtttgGAAAAATTATGTAAGACTTAATTGAGATGTCCAAATGATAAATCCTTATATAAAAGGATTTTCTTTCAATCGAATTAGGATTTCATATGtagttattaatattataaactAAGAATTTTTCTTGTAGGTTTcaattagtttaattggtaaaatattttatgctcAAATAAGAGATGTGAGTTTGAATCTACTTAAcactaaaaatcaattagtatCTTGAATTGATCAATAAgatcttttttatattttatctttcctaaaaataatttaaaaaataaaataaaataaactgtgTGCATTCATGCACTCAtacttttgtgtttgtgttatcTTGTTTGGAAGCAAATCCCTTGAAAAGAAACTATAAAACATGTAAGAGGTATTATCTTGTATAACAACTACATAGGAATGGGTTACCTTTACGGGGGAGATGGAAATTCATATCCACCTGAGAAGatgttatatataattattacatAGGATAATAAATGGAGATGCATCGATGCACGTTGCTCTCCCTCTCTAGATAGCCACTCGATTTACATACATTCGGTCCCACTTGAAATTGTTGGGAATATTATCCCAAACTTGCTTAGAGAACACTAACTTCTGCTTTCTTTTGTTCAATACTTCGATCTTTCCCAGGATACACTCCCTAACTTGAAAGAATTGAATTTGGATTGGAATGAAACCATGAATCAGACAAATGGTCGACTTTTTGGAGAGTTCTTTTGCAAACTAGAAGTTCTCAGTTTGTACGGCAAAGATGATAAATTGATAGCAGTCCCTTCGGTATTTCTTGAAGGATTACGCTATCTTAAGTCTCTTTCCGTCACTAATCTTTTCTTCGATAACGAAGGACAATATGCTGGGACGTTTGAACGTTTGACAGAGTTGAAACTATATAGAATGCCCAAGTTGATGCTTTTGTGGAAGGAAAACCCTGAACAAGGTAGggcatttcaaaatttggggatTCTGAGAGTAATAAAATGCGGcagattaaaaaatttagtgcCATCCTCAATGCATTTCCGAAATTTATACTCTTTGAGTGTAGTGAAATGTCATGGGTTGATTAGTTTTGCAACTTCCTCAACAGTCAAAAGTTTGGTCCAACTCAAACAATTGTATATATTTGATTgcaaaagaatgagagaaatagTCACAAACGAGGGAGAAGGTGAAGCAGGAGATGAGATTTGTTTCAATCAATTGGAAGATTTGTACCTTAATGATTTACCCAGTCTGAGAAGCTTCCACTTGGGTAATCGCACCATCAAATTCCCATCACTGGAAGATCTATGTGTGACCGGATGCCCGGAAATGAAGATCTTCTCTAATGGAGTCCTAAGCATGCCGAAGCTAAAGAAAATTGGACTGGACGAAAACAAATGGTGGCTAGAGCGAAGAGAACTGTTACCAGAGGAAGATGTGAATAGCGCCATAAAAAGATTTTGGGAGGAAAACTATGATCCATGCGTGCAACAATTATTCACTGAGAAGGTAATGTTctaatgcttttattttatgtattttttaaaagcattttcaTTGGAGTAAACACAAGGAAAGTGGCATGCGCTGTGGACCCAATGATCACATATCCTAATTTCTAAGGTAACATAaggttattaaatatatgcgTAACACTTGCAATTCTTAATATTGCTTTGTCACTGATGGTCGCTAATAGGTACAATGCACTAGaatagtaaatatttttataaaaaaaaaatgatatacatttaattattaagtattaaaaaataaaaaagttcccataaaaaaataaataaaaagttaaattagaGAATTTGTATGAAAGAATATagctaatttaattaaaatttgttaggAGAACATCAAACCTAATTTAATCAGAGTTTGTTTGATACTggatttctttatatattaaattaaaacagTGAGTTTAACTTAGTCTTAAGTTTggcttcaaaaataaataaataaatgacaaataCACACACCACtttggcttttttttattttgttttaaattgcCAATTGGTTCACTTATATAATTCcctcaacaaccaaaaaaaaagctgaCTTAGATAGATTTCCATTTTATATATGAACTTATATTTCTTCTATGGTGATGAAAATGCTCATCTCTCCTATACGTAATCacaaaatattacttttttgcATAAGCATTGTATCATTCGCTTATAACACTGAATCATTGAAATAGAAATACAAATTTAATCTTCTTAATTTCTTAGTTTTGCTTCTAAGGaatttggtttgaaaagtaATGATATTAATTTGTTCTTGTGCTTGTGGATCCTCTGACTTTGGTGTCAATTGCATGTATACTTGGtagataagaaattaagaatgaGACTGTTTATTTGATTATGATGTAGTGTTGTGTTGTTTTGGGATTAATTTTCTTTCAGCTCAtgtttttggattaatttttcatttgggCCATTGATTTCAACCTCTTTTATTGTAGACTGATGCAAGCACAAGTGAGGCAGGAGAGAAAAATGGTGTTGATAACTTGGAGGATGACTTAAAGGAAGattaatcttttaatttattaatgattCAATTCTAgaacattataaataatttatattttagttgTTCAAAGTAGGTTCTATAAGGTTCTATCGTTGAACATGTGAtgtagtctttttcttttttggggggtgtCGTGTAGACTTTATTGGATTGGACCAACAAGTTTGCCGGAATGTATTGGTGTGTTGTGTATAAGCCATAAGGTTGAGACTCATGTAGACTCATAGTAGCTTTGTCATGGGACTTTGGAGCTAAGACAAGGCTATTATATAGTCCAAGAAATCATACAAAGTTTTATTAGTGAAACTGGTTGTTTCGTAGACAAATAATGGATTGTTTTAATCAAGTAGTGCATTTTGTACTCATCCTTGCTCATCTTTAACGGGTGAAAAACATATAGTAGGATCTCTAACTAATTTCTCGAGAGCGAAAAACAAATACCTCTTACTTTGAAACTATGATAAACTACCGGTGGTATCAAAATAAGAGATTTTGAGTTTGATACATACCTTTATATGTAGGACCTAagattcataaataaaattaggacaTTCACCTTGTAAATAACAACTCTTTTAAGCTGTGTTGTATGtatttagtttcaaattttcattataCATGCTTAAGAGGGAACCAAATGAATGAGACCCGTGTTAAAAAATGGCTTAGTACAAATAGAGGCCAACCCATCATATTTTCTGCGCTTAGGTGCCTAA contains these protein-coding regions:
- the LOC126717207 gene encoding disease resistance protein RPS2-like encodes the protein MNIFPPNMLRRLQNLKNLQKSGCNLVEEVFEVRGTNVDEICDKGSTQLRHLTLINLPKLKHVWTSDLEAILTFQNLCQVYISKCKTLKSLFPVSVAKSLEQLESLFINDCGSMEEIIALEEGLETTTKFVFPRITFLSLELLPKLKCFYPGKHTSEWPLLKSLTIRKCNKVKIIASNELSFPNTDELGHHVSIQQPLFLIEKDTLPNLKELNLDWNETMNQTNGRLFGEFFCKLEVLSLYGKDDKLIAVPSVFLEGLRYLKSLSVTNLFFDNEGQYAGTFERLTELKLYRMPKLMLLWKENPEQGRAFQNLGILRVIKCGRLKNLVPSSMHFRNLYSLSVVKCHGLISFATSSTVKSLVQLKQLYIFDCKRMREIVTNEGEGEAGDEICFNQLEDLYLNDLPSLRSFHLGNRTIKFPSLEDLCVTGCPEMKIFSNGVLSMPKLKKIGLDENKWWLERRELLPEEDVNSAIKRFWEENYDPCVQQLFTEKTDASTSEAGEKNGVDNLEDDLKED